From one Aeropyrum camini SY1 = JCM 12091 genomic stretch:
- a CDS encoding branched-chain amino acid ABC transporter permease, whose protein sequence is MPAGVFKESYEADMAIFRYPIHWAALILAAAAAVAAPFLIGKYYLNLLVVMMIFWIAAIGLNITLGLAGQISLAHAALMGIGAYTVANAALHLGVNSVVILPLAGVAAALLGIVLSLPSFRLKEYYLAMASLAAQLILEYVYSRIDPDQYTPVPPESKTLLGISLTDPTALYYLILAIAVVMALAAANIGRSSLGRAMKAVRDNDVAAEAIGINVQLVKATAFAIGGFYAGVAGGLYAIYSSGIGWEGFTLVNSIELLGMVLIGGPGRVVWGSLLGVLVMRTGWTMMESTITPFLVGLGLTVIASSAKYIVLGFLIVAFIIAEPEGLIAVLRRVKEYFRLWPYSY, encoded by the coding sequence GTGCCCGCTGGCGTGTTTAAGGAGAGTTACGAGGCTGATATGGCCATCTTCAGGTACCCTATACACTGGGCCGCTCTAATACTCGCCGCTGCAGCCGCCGTAGCCGCGCCATTCCTAATTGGAAAATACTATCTCAACCTGCTGGTCGTGATGATGATCTTCTGGATAGCGGCTATAGGCCTAAACATAACCCTTGGCCTCGCCGGCCAGATATCCCTAGCGCACGCAGCCTTGATGGGTATAGGGGCCTATACAGTAGCGAACGCAGCCCTCCACCTAGGGGTCAACTCCGTCGTCATCCTCCCGCTCGCCGGAGTCGCCGCAGCCCTCCTGGGGATAGTACTCAGCCTCCCGAGCTTCAGGCTGAAGGAATACTACCTCGCAATGGCCAGCCTGGCTGCCCAGCTCATACTAGAGTATGTCTATTCCAGGATAGACCCCGACCAGTACACCCCCGTGCCCCCCGAGTCGAAGACACTCCTTGGCATAAGCCTGACAGACCCCACAGCCCTCTATTACTTAATCCTGGCCATAGCAGTTGTCATGGCCCTTGCAGCGGCCAATATAGGCCGCTCCAGCCTTGGCAGGGCCATGAAGGCTGTGAGGGATAATGATGTCGCCGCCGAGGCTATAGGCATAAACGTTCAGCTAGTCAAGGCCACGGCCTTCGCGATAGGCGGCTTCTACGCGGGTGTTGCTGGAGGCCTCTACGCCATATACAGCTCTGGAATAGGCTGGGAGGGGTTCACCCTGGTAAACTCGATCGAGCTTCTGGGTATGGTGTTGATAGGCGGTCCTGGTAGGGTTGTGTGGGGGAGCCTGTTGGGCGTTCTGGTTATGAGGACGGGTTGGACTATGATGGAGAGCACCATCACACCCTTCCTCGTAGGCCTGGGGCTCACCGTCATAGCCTCCTCGGCAAAGTATATTGTACTCGGCTTCCTGATAGTTGCTTTCATCATAGCCGAGCCAGAGGGCCTCATAGCCGTTCTCAGGCGGGTTAAAGAGTACTTCAGGCTATGGCCTTATAGCTATTAG